One segment of Ficedula albicollis isolate OC2 chromosome 2, FicAlb1.5, whole genome shotgun sequence DNA contains the following:
- the LOC107603349 gene encoding annexin A7-like — translation MDTHPPCAIAPRHGHPPSAIAPRHGHPPSAIAPRHGHPPSAIAPRHGHPPSAIAPRHGHPPSAIAPRHGHPPSAIAPRHGHPPSAIAPRHGHPPSAIAPRHGHPPSAIAPRHGHPPSAIAPHHGHPPSAIAPRHGHPPSAIALHHGQPPTTPALQPPTLPWPPEQPSAAMCSAGEGRPSLPPFNCLCLLVSPRAGRAEVKNGP, via the coding sequence ATGGACACccacccaccctgtgccatAGCACCCCGGCATGGACACCCACCCTCTGCCATAGCACCCCGGCATGGACACCCACCCTCTGCCATAGCACCCCGGCATGGACACCCACCCTCTGCCATAGCACCCCGGCATGGACACCCACCCTCTGCCATAGCACCCCGGCATGGACACCCACCCTCTGCCATAGCACCCCGGCATGGACACCCACCCTCTGCCATAGCACCCCGGCATGGACACCCACCCTCTGCCATAGCACCCCGGCATGGACACCCACCCTCTGCCATAGCACCCCGGCATGGACACCCACCCTCTGCCATAGCACCCCGGCATGGACACCCACCCTCTGCCATCGCACCCCACCATGGACACCCACCCTCTGCCATAGCACCCCGGCATGGACACCCACCCTCTGCCATCGCACTCCACCATGGGCAGCCACCCACCacccctgctctccagccacccACCCTCCCAtggcccccagagcagccctctGCGGCGAtgtgctctgctggggaaggaagaCCCTCCTTGCCCCCCTTTAATTGCCTGTGTTTGCTCGTCTCGCCGAGGGCTGGTAGAGCAGAGGTCAAAAATGGACCATAA